aactcgtGACAAATACTATCCTGAACCGCAtcatcggttcagccaaacatGAGTTTAACGCGCACAAACAATCATTAATATATACAGATCAAACTAAAAATCTTctatttttgaagtcggttaaaaattaggCCCAATTATTGAAATCAAAATACATGAAGCGATTTTTTAAACGAGTCAAATCGCgagtaattttaaattttaacattaaattatattcactTTAATTCAATTGAAAACACAGCGTTTTTTAGGCAAGGCAAATCAGATTTAGGCAAGGCAAATCAGATCTATATATAATATTAGAACTTAGACAGCCCTaattaaactatttttgtaCTACTTTTtagtacatatgtaggtacataatctttgtaaatacttactaattaaacaaaacaaagtttatAAGTAtgaaagacaatatttttagagttattttatacaagaaaaagtttaataaagcCACATAATCATGAATTTTGAGAATTTTACTACaagttttctgaaaaatatagaaaaagtaGTAATGAAAACTTATGTACTATTTGTATATACGAGTATATTATGTATACTATACATATGTAGCTGGTTccattgacaataatataacacaaatatgtataaaaaaatgtaaaagtttgtgaaaaatgtatgtttggtaCTTCTTCACTTGAAAACTACACAACAGATTTTGgtgaaactttgcagtaataaAGCTTTTATAGTTAGACTAGCATACCTACATGCTCCTCTTTAACCAGGTGAGGGAAGTTATTCCCTTAAAAAGTGGGTAAAACCTGGCAGAAGCTAGACTGCTGCTATTTACTTGTTTGGGATTACCATACGAATTAATGTACTTTTACAAATATGTACTTCATGAGTATTTAGACCtatcaaaactgaaaaaaaaaattgattcatATATTAGGGACCAAATCTAGACAGACACCTAGTAcaagatgataataatatatttatacagttagtcttctgaaaaaaaaaagatgtacTTTAGTGTGTTTAATAATAGTAAAACAACAATACGTTAATTGTCAATGAAACCagcaagtaaaaaaaatgtaacaaaaaatggtATGTACTTTTACAATgagcaattttatttgaatcacAGTCAGAAATGTCTTCAATGTAAAAAATCACAAACCCTTAACTATATTAATATGTAATCTACTATTGGCTGTTACTATTattaaaaaggtgaaggaaaacatctcgaggaaacctggactttaaagtctgaaatcaccaacctgcattgagcaagcgtggtgattatcgctcaatccttctccgtgtgagaggaggccgcaggccagcagtgggacgataaaaaggctgtaacagtaactatTGGCTGACAAttattaacacgcttttattaggttgaactgtatgtaactatgtaatggaatctaaggtaacgaaaaccatcttccaaggatcgtagggtcatgaaaattggcagctgtatgtagttctgatgacaatacagtAATATGGTACTGtagaactgatctgatgatggagccggaagaaaTGAACTGGAAATTCACGATGAAAAATATCATATCTGTGTTTGaacttgttagaaaagtcttaCCTATAATAAACGTTGAAAAAGATAGGCactataaaagcgtgtttttttttaactattaatttatttatatcttaaataCATCTTTAAGATATCTTTTAAAGAACAAAAAGGgactttacataatttttaatcgTCAGCCAAATGCTAAAATGTTCAGAAATTAAACGTAAAGAAATTACAAGCCTTACCAATCAAAGTTAGATATATTAACTATTTGGTACCTAAGAAATATGTTTAGtaatactaaattaataattttaaagtaattttttaccCAACTATGGCCTTTTAAAgagaactaatatttttttagctgcTATCAATTTACATATAAACCAAACCATTTCTTAGCAACTTATGGTCTTAAACCATTTATTGGACATCTAATTAATGTGTTAATAACTTAACAAAAACTTAGAAATAACAAACTTTCTACTCACACAtaatcacaataatatttataaaaaaaaaaacaaccacaCATCTGAATTTCCTGATCAAGTATaagtaacaaaacttttttgcaAGAAACTCTTTGCAACCATGGAGAATTTAGATCAGGAATTTCAGATATATGTTAGACTAAGGACTATGGCGGAAACTTCTTACCCATTAACTCCTTCAATCATCGTCGACTCTCTGCTTTTTGCTCGTATTCGATGGGGTCTGCGGTGGGGAGCAAGCGGTGTCCCTACGCTTGCCCGAGTGCCTTGCACAAGTGGTCGCAGACAGGCGGTGGCTGTGAGAATGTGAAGACTCCCTCGTAGGAGAAAACTGTTTTAACATCTCAACGTCATTGAATATTACTTGAGCACCTCCACCACAAGTGGGCACCACATCTCCTTTATACAATTTTGTTTCTAATTCTCCATCAGTGTCCTGTTCTTGAGAAATCAAACAGTATTTGGAAGTTCTTGAGTTGACTACATCTTTGACGCTAGTCAGTTTGTTAACTACTTTACTGTTCGCTATGTTGGGTTTCATTACTGTGCCCATGGGGACAATTTTGTTGGGGGCATGCTCTACCCAGCCACGGCCATCAGCGGAGAGTGAACGACGGTGTCTTGGGTTGGCAATGGCTATCCCACGACGGGAAGAAGCTGGCGTATCTCGCTGTGTCTGCGTAGTATGAGGTGCAGAGCTAAACGGAGTCAAAAGATGAGCTGGCAAAGCCCTCGGCGTAGACCCAGGAGTGAAATTCCCTTCTCTGTTACTCGTCTGCGCACCAATTTCTGTAGTTATCTTATTAAATCCATCATGGTCGCCTCGGTTAAGAGCCTCAGCTATAATTCGAAGTCTATTCTCTTTCTCTTCGATTGCGTTTTTCAATCTCTCTTTTTCAGAGTTTATTTCTTTAGCTTTCTCATGTTCGGCTGCAATCTTGTGATTATATTTCCTTTCTAAGATctttttctgtttttctttgtcgaatttgttttgactgagCAGCATTTCTTTCTCTTGTAGTTCTCTTTTCAAATTAGATGTGTATTCTGTCATTTCTGAGAGCTTTCTCTGGTGAGTGAGCGATGCATTCTCTGTAGCTGTCAGACGTTCTTCTAGAGCCCGAACCCTGCGTTCTGCTGCTGCCAACTGTCCTCGTAAAGAAGCATTCTCACTCCTTACTTCTAGGGAGTCCTTTTCCAAGTCCAAGAGAGCTGATCTCAGTCTTTCATCTTTGATTTGTTTGCTGCGTTTTAGCATCTCACGTCTGCTAATTCTCATCTCCAAATGGGCCATAAGTTCCTTAATAATATGAGCAGCTTGGGAACTATTCAATTCTATGCTCGGGAAGTCAGGCCCAAGACTGTATACAAGACCCAGGTCCATTTCCAGATCTTTAGCTTCCGGTCTAGACAAATTGTCTCTAGCTGTTGTAAATAATCTGTTAGCCTTACGACGGCCCGTGGTTAGACCAATGTTAGCGGCTACATCTATAACTTGAGGCTTAGCAACTTCTACTTCAGCCGCCATCTCCGCAAACCTCATTACTTGGAGCGTCTCATCGTAATCTTCTGCTCTTGGGTTAGCACAAACAACCATACGGACTTGTCCTTCTCCTTCAAAGAAATTCTTGAACAAATGTGTGATTTTAGACTCTCGGTACGGTACCATATTGTTGGTACCGCTGATCTGATTCTCTCGTAATGCTTCCAAACAAGTTCTTAATGTCATTAATGACTTGTTTATGTTACCGGCTTCTCGAAGACGTTGTCCAGTATTCTTAGTGCGGTTTGTGCGCTCACTGCCGGCTAAATCTACTAAGCTCAACTGACTGATGTTGAGAAACTTCTTATTTTGAATCACGGCTTCACCCATTTCATCAACTGGAGCTTGCACCAACCTGATTGTGAAGACTGAGTGGCTTCTACTGGACTCTGCGTTCAGTGAAGTATGTGCCATGCGTTTACGTTTCAAACCGAGATAGAATGCCTCAAAAGCTTCCTCGGCAGATTTAATTTCTACCTCAGTAACACCATGGACATACATATTATGAGCTGCATCTTCTCGAATGATTTTGACAGGCAAATTCCTACTTATAGGTGGCCCATCTTCAAGTAGATCGAACACACTGTTGTTATATATCTCTACGTAAGTTACAAAGACTGCATATTGGTTATCTTCATTGATACCCTCGATTTTTGTCACATCCGATGATGACATAGCTAAATCAGGATTTGAATTGTTCTTTTTACCAGTTTTGAACTTATGCAGTTCCTGTTGCCGTTCCAACATGGCCTCCGCCTCAGATTGAATATCGAACATGTTCATTTTATCaggtttgaaaatatatttgtgtgCTTGAAAGTcgttaatagttttaaatataatattcaaacatcttgGTAAAATACCACAGTTTTGTGGTTCTCCGGTCATAGTGAAGGTTTTACCGCTACCAGTGACTccgtaagtaaataataagccATTTTTACCTTTGATTAGGCCTTCGACAATCGGTAAAGCGACTTTATCAAAGACTTCTTGTTGGTTCGTTTCTGGCGGGAAGACTTCTTTGAAAGTATACTTCATAGTCTTCGCATTCTCGTTTCTGTAGCTTATAGCAGTCGATGGGGGCGTCAGGAGGACAGTCGTTGGCGAAATTATCTTCATACATGGTGAATCGGAGTCCCTTTGCATAGGCCGAAGTCTACAGTAAACTTGCACCGGGTCTCTTTCGCCAATAAGGTTTTGTTTACTCCTAGCTGGCGTTCGTAAATCGTTTAATCTCTGTTTAGATTTAGCGGACTTcattttgaaagtattttagTATCACATACACTATTTACTTTATCacaacttatattttttcaacgGATTGATGAAATCAAAGCAACGGTCGTTCATGAATTATCAATATGTTACAAACATTTCGATTATTAAATTGCGGAGCTTGTTTACTCTTTCTAACATGTGGTTTTTGTATGTTGCTGTTTCGTTTAACGGTAGAAGTTGGTGTGAGTCGTATTTGGTCGGATAATACTCGGCCGTTTAAAGTTGGTCTGACGTATTTGTGAATGTTGCCACAGCGTAAACTTTAAATTCCCAAAAATTCACCGAGAAAAAGccaatattgaaattattagtaaaatgaTAACCTGGTGTtgacattatatttattgttttttatttattttattaaatatatgtaaaaaaattgattCCTTTAAAATTTTCCGTTGGTAAGTTgttgttaaaataaacattgaaaacgaaaatatttaaaaaattacctcAAACTCCCAAATACATCAATTTAGAGtcttatttgttgataaaatacataattcattatatattttttacattattcagtTAAGTTTAAACGGacaagtatttaatattttagcattttaccacatataaaagaaagtttctATAACGTAGCCACACTAAAATGATATCCAATGCTGCCAACTGTATAACAAAACACAACCACACGACTCTGTTCCACGAAACAAATATCTACAAGTAACGTTTTAGCAAAACGTtttttaataacgttttttaataactgtttttgtgttttttgcaGGGGGAGAAATATGATGGTCGGCGAGCCGATGTTTGGTCCTGTGGGGTCATTTTATACGCACTGCTGGTCGGTGCATTGCCCTTCGATGATGATAATTTACGTCAATTACTTGAAAAggtaatttctttatttattcaatgtcCTATAATTTTTCAAGATACCGCAGTTTACAAAATACAACTACAATACAGGGAGAAGCTTTTTATGCGATggttgaatgtaaaaaaataaagtaatatatattatatagtgtggttacataaagggcagcagagacgagcggcCATCGACATCCCGCCATTCAGCCGTGTATCTCTGCTTGGacgattcttttttcgaacgtcattgtgacaagacatgttataatTGGATAATTggacagaataagattttgccgcGCTTTGGAATACTTTTGTTCAATGATAGttgatttttatgttaaaactatttcttgttatttccttgttaaataaacctgcttctggttcttaaaaatagttttttaatactacttaatataatattttattcactaACGACCAAGCAGTtgacatttgaaatatttaatttggggGCACGGAAGAGTGTCCAAGCCAAGTTCaaagaatttttttatttttatttaatggtatatttttcacaaacaaattttttattttattttaatgttttattgatgatattttattttaatgaattaattaatgtttttatttattgtcattttcaGGTAAAACGTGGCGTGTTCCATGTGCCACATTTTGTACCGCCGGACTGCCAACAGTTGCTGCGAGGCATGATCGAAGTTAACCCCGAGAAACGAATGACGGTacatatgatattttttatacttacattttatataaaagttcatttaataggatagtttttttttatctctatataaatatttttttatacgagGATATTTGAATTGTAAGAAATTAGTTTGAGTAATTTGCCTTTGCTCTTTGAATATAGGTTGCTTGAATTTGAAAACGTTCTCTCCCAAATGTTTAAGTACTAACCCTAGTTGGCACGAAAAACTAAAACAAGAAATACAAGCTATTTTGCTTATGTTGCGAGACATTCTTTTACTATTATCTTTCTTCAAAAGCCTAATACGaaactaaagaaatatttatattttacgtcTAAACAACTCCCATGTTCTTTCCCAGCTGGCAGAAATCACACGACACCCCTGGGTAACAGCCGGCGGCCGAGGGGAGTTAGAACAAGAGCTCCCGATGATGGAGGTGGTGCAAACCAGGGTGCTACCTTCAGCAGAAGCCATAGACCCTGACGTGCTGCAGGCTATCTGCAGTCTGGGCTGCTTTAAGCAGAGGGAGAAACTTATACAGGAGTTGTTAAGTCCACAGTGAGTTTAGTTTTTGTGTTTGGTTTTACATTCTTGGTAATCTTGGCACGGATCAATCGATTACAAGGTTAGTCCGTGGATGGGTAACTCGGTATCTTGGCATGATAAGAAGGTACATACTTCCATTCGGAAGGCACATTTATTTGCTATAGCCTAGTTATTTGAACACTTTTATTAGGCAGTTTTTAGAAGGCATAAAGTCTGGACAACCAGTCTATGACGGGTTGGGGTCAGATACTTCGTCGCTCCATGGAAAACGTTAGTACTTAACTGATTACTAGTGCTTTGTTGGCTTGTAACAAAAACATAGTAGTTGTTAAATGTCTTGACAGATGACGttgaatgagggtttttgatattttttctgccgccaggcggcgcttcgtatgcgtcaggtccaaacagctgtcaaatagtatggaattgtagggtccgaacttattgtttattgaaattctgttatattggaagtgttattgattttattatggactacggtcagtataaggtttccgaactaaaaattgagctaagagagagggtgcaaaaatcactggtactaaggaaaagcttgttgaaaaatttgttaacacaatatgatttagttttttttatttactcaacctcaatagtaaaacaataatgcagtgctttaattataaaataaaaaaaaaacactaaaatcgttcactattcatagtaaagataagcactttgacagttatctggacctgacgactcggtgctgccacctcgtggacgccattttagaaaaccctcattatctACGACCCGAACCCACGGCTCTTTCCTCACATAGCATTTTCTTCTATTCACAGCCACAACACAGAGAAAGTGATCTACTTCCTCCTATTGGAGCGCAAGCGGCGGCGCCCCGCGCGCGACGACGAGCCGcgccccgccgcgcccgcgctgcCGCCGGACCCGCCGCGCAAGCGACTCGACACCTGCCGGGTAAGTAGAGATTTAGTTAATGCGGGGTCCTGCAGCTAAATTATCGTGGGACCCAGAGCAAAAGTATCGCGGGgatttgttattgttaactc
This region of Helicoverpa armigera isolate CAAS_96S chromosome 29, ASM3070526v1, whole genome shotgun sequence genomic DNA includes:
- the LOC110381178 gene encoding kinesin-like protein KIF23 translates to MKSAKSKQRLNDLRTPARSKQNLIGERDPVQVYCRLRPMQRDSDSPCMKIISPTTVLLTPPSTAISYRNENAKTMKYTFKEVFPPETNQQEVFDKVALPIVEGLIKGKNGLLFTYGVTGSGKTFTMTGEPQNCGILPRCLNIIFKTINDFQAHKYIFKPDKMNMFDIQSEAEAMLERQQELHKFKTGKKNNSNPDLAMSSSDVTKIEGINEDNQYAVFVTYVEIYNNSVFDLLEDGPPISRNLPVKIIREDAAHNMYVHGVTEVEIKSAEEAFEAFYLGLKRKRMAHTSLNAESSRSHSVFTIRLVQAPVDEMGEAVIQNKKFLNISQLSLVDLAGSERTNRTKNTGQRLREAGNINKSLMTLRTCLEALRENQISGTNNMVPYRESKITHLFKNFFEGEGQVRMVVCANPRAEDYDETLQVMRFAEMAAEVEVAKPQVIDVAANIGLTTGRRKANRLFTTARDNLSRPEAKDLEMDLGLVYSLGPDFPSIELNSSQAAHIIKELMAHLEMRISRREMLKRSKQIKDERLRSALLDLEKDSLEVRSENASLRGQLAAAERRVRALEERLTATENASLTHQRKLSEMTEYTSNLKRELQEKEMLLSQNKFDKEKQKKILERKYNHKIAAEHEKAKEINSEKERLKNAIEEKENRLRIIAEALNRGDHDGFNKITTEIGAQTSNREGNFTPGSTPRALPAHLLTPFSSAPHTTQTQRDTPASSRRGIAIANPRHRRSLSADGRGWVEHAPNKIVPMGTVMKPNIANSKVVNKLTSVKDVVNSRTSKYCLISQEQDTDGELETKLYKGDVVPTCGGGAQVIFNDVEMLKQFSPTRESSHSHSHRLSATTCARHSGKRRDTACSPPQTPSNTSKKQRVDDD